The following proteins come from a genomic window of Candidatus Bipolaricaulis sibiricus:
- a CDS encoding Small-conductance mechanosensitive channel, producing the protein MTWEKIMEWGATHGVNLLAALAILVVGYFVARIARRVVRQLLNRAKVDATVSSFVTWLVYFGILVVALVATLARFGIETASFVALFGAVAFAIGFALQGALSNFAAGVLILIFRPYKVGDFVHVGPLQKGKHAAIGTVREIQLFTTEIVSSDNMEVLVPNAQVLSNIIRNASAFATRRIELPVEVSPSLPVEDVTRSIQSVAQSDKRVLADPPPEVLVSEIREKAVVLLVRLWVSRDDFDAVQFDLLRGIKTALEKGKD; encoded by the coding sequence ATGACGTGGGAGAAGATCATGGAGTGGGGGGCAACGCACGGGGTCAACCTCCTCGCAGCGCTGGCCATTCTCGTAGTCGGCTACTTCGTGGCGAGGATCGCGCGCCGCGTGGTTCGTCAGCTGCTCAACCGGGCCAAGGTGGATGCCACGGTAAGTTCGTTTGTCACCTGGCTCGTCTATTTCGGGATCCTTGTCGTGGCCCTCGTCGCCACGCTCGCCCGATTCGGCATCGAGACGGCGTCGTTCGTGGCGCTGTTCGGTGCGGTGGCGTTCGCCATTGGCTTTGCGCTGCAGGGGGCGCTGTCCAATTTCGCCGCCGGTGTCCTGATCCTCATCTTCCGACCCTACAAGGTCGGCGACTTCGTCCATGTGGGTCCGCTGCAGAAGGGGAAACACGCTGCGATCGGGACCGTGCGCGAGATCCAGCTATTCACAACGGAGATCGTCTCGTCAGACAACATGGAGGTGCTCGTCCCCAACGCCCAGGTCTTGAGCAACATCATCCGCAACGCGTCAGCGTTTGCCACGCGGCGGATTGAACTGCCCGTCGAGGTCAGCCCGAGCCTGCCCGTTGAGGACGTCACACGCTCCATCCAAAGCGTCGCCCAGAGCGACAAGCGCGTGCTCGCCGACCCACCTCCCGAGGTTCTCGTCAGCGAGATACGAGAGAAGGCCGTGGTCTTGCTGGTTCGGCTGTGGGTAAGTCGTGACGACTTCGACGCAGTGCAGTTCGACCTCCTGCGGGGGATCAAGACCGCGTTGGAGAAGGGCAAGGACTGA
- a CDS encoding NADP-dependent malic enzyme: MNEQKPNVGELLAKAKEPARKAPAWHAFYRGKVGLGVKCAITGYDDFAIWYTPGVAQPCREIAEKPEKVFEYTNKGNMVAVVSDGTRVLGLGDIGPHAALPVMEGKGLLFKYLGGVDAFPVTLATKDPEEIIQAVKWIAPAFGGINLEDFASPKCFYILDRLREELDIPVWHDDQQGTAAITLAGVLNALKVVGKDPKRATYSVIGSGAANIAFVRVALTYGIPAGNILMVDSKGILNPQREDLEKDKDHNPYKWDYANRTNKERRTGGIAESLVGTDVCVAASKPGPGTIKPEWIKRMAKDAIVLACANPIPEIWPWEAKEAGARIIGTGRSDFPNQINNSIGFPAIFRGTLDVFAKTITDEMAIAAAEAIAKTAEDKGLRDDYIVPSMMDLDVFVNEAVAVGLKAIEQGVARRVLSAAELRKQAETMIKRARAEVDILQKAGHVPPPPKV, from the coding sequence ATGAACGAACAGAAACCGAACGTCGGCGAACTCCTCGCCAAGGCGAAGGAACCGGCGCGCAAGGCACCAGCGTGGCACGCGTTCTACCGGGGCAAGGTCGGATTGGGCGTGAAGTGCGCCATCACCGGCTACGACGACTTCGCCATCTGGTACACGCCCGGTGTGGCCCAGCCGTGCCGCGAGATCGCCGAGAAGCCGGAGAAGGTGTTTGAGTACACGAACAAGGGGAACATGGTCGCCGTCGTGTCCGACGGAACGCGGGTGTTGGGGCTGGGCGACATCGGCCCCCACGCCGCGCTCCCCGTGATGGAGGGGAAAGGGCTCCTGTTCAAGTACCTCGGCGGGGTGGACGCGTTCCCGGTCACCCTCGCCACGAAGGACCCCGAGGAGATCATCCAGGCCGTAAAGTGGATCGCGCCCGCGTTCGGGGGGATCAACCTCGAGGACTTCGCGAGCCCGAAGTGCTTCTACATCCTCGATCGGCTGCGGGAGGAGCTCGATATCCCCGTCTGGCACGACGACCAGCAGGGGACGGCGGCGATCACGTTGGCCGGCGTCCTCAACGCCCTCAAGGTGGTGGGGAAAGATCCGAAGCGGGCCACGTACTCTGTGATTGGCTCCGGGGCGGCGAACATCGCGTTCGTGCGCGTCGCCCTCACCTACGGGATCCCGGCCGGGAACATCCTGATGGTCGACTCGAAGGGGATCCTGAACCCGCAGCGCGAGGACCTGGAGAAGGACAAGGACCACAACCCCTACAAGTGGGACTACGCCAACCGGACGAACAAGGAGCGCCGCACCGGCGGGATCGCCGAGTCCCTCGTGGGGACCGACGTGTGCGTGGCCGCCTCCAAACCCGGCCCGGGCACGATCAAACCGGAATGGATCAAGCGGATGGCCAAGGACGCGATCGTCCTCGCCTGCGCCAACCCGATCCCCGAGATCTGGCCGTGGGAGGCGAAGGAGGCCGGAGCGCGGATCATCGGCACCGGCCGCTCCGATTTCCCGAACCAGATCAACAACTCGATCGGGTTCCCGGCGATCTTCCGCGGAACCCTCGACGTGTTCGCGAAGACGATCACCGACGAGATGGCCATCGCCGCCGCCGAGGCCATCGCCAAGACCGCCGAGGACAAGGGCCTCCGCGACGACTACATCGTCCCCTCGATGATGGACCTCGACGTGTTCGTAAACGAGGCGGTAGCGGTGGGCCTGAAGGCGATCGAGCAGGGCGTGGCGCGGAGGGTGCTCTCCGCGGCTGAGCTCCGAAAACAGGCGGAGACGATGATCAAGCGGGCACGGGCCGAGGTGGACATTCTCCAGAAGGCGGGCCACGTTCCGCCCCCACCGAAGGTGTAG
- a CDS encoding Small-conductance mechanosensitive channel, with protein sequence MTWEKIMEWGATHGVNLLAALAILAVGYFVARIARRVVRQLLNRAKVDATVSSFVTWLVYFGILVVALVATLARFGIETASFVALFGAVAFAIGFALQGALSNFAAGVLILIFRPYKVGDFIAAGGASGTVREIQLFSTEVVTPTGLEVIIPNGKILSDNITNHSAFDPRPLDISVGISYNASIERAVETLLGLGRSDKRFLADPAPRVFVTELANSSVIMMLRVWVPRMAEGDFHALRFELLRRVKETLDAQGIEIPFPQHVVHLQQPALGVPASR encoded by the coding sequence ATGACGTGGGAGAAGATCATGGAGTGGGGGGCAACGCACGGGGTCAACCTCCTCGCAGCGCTGGCCATTCTCGCAGTCGGCTACTTCGTGGCGAGGATCGCGCGCCGCGTGGTTCGTCAGCTGCTCAACCGGGCCAAGGTGGATGCCACGGTAAGTTCGTTTGTCACCTGGCTCGTCTATTTCGGGATCCTTGTCGTGGCCCTCGTCGCCACGCTCGCCCGATTCGGCATCGAGACGGCGTCGTTCGTGGCGCTGTTCGGTGCGGTGGCGTTCGCCATTGGCTTTGCGCTGCAGGGGGCGCTGTCCAATTTCGCCGCCGGTGTCCTGATCCTCATCTTCCGACCCTACAAGGTCGGCGACTTCATCGCCGCGGGTGGGGCCTCGGGAACGGTCCGCGAGATCCAGCTCTTCAGCACCGAGGTCGTCACCCCAACGGGCCTGGAGGTCATCATCCCCAACGGGAAGATCTTGAGCGACAACATCACAAACCACTCTGCCTTCGACCCCCGTCCTCTGGACATCTCGGTCGGGATCAGCTACAACGCTTCCATCGAGCGCGCGGTCGAGACGCTCCTTGGCCTCGGTCGGAGCGACAAACGCTTCTTGGCCGACCCAGCCCCGCGGGTCTTCGTCACAGAACTTGCGAACTCCAGCGTGATCATGATGCTGCGGGTCTGGGTGCCGCGGATGGCGGAGGGTGACTTCCACGCGTTGCGGTTCGAGCTTCTACGGCGGGTCAAGGAGACCCTGGACGCTCAGGGAATCGAGATCCCGTTCCCACAGCACGTCGTCCACCTGCAGCAGCCGGCTCTGGGCGTGCCCGCCTCCCGCTAG
- a CDS encoding Mobile element protein, whose product MTQASVAEVVGALRARYLRARRGDKTMILDEFVALTGYHRKAAIRVLRNGRRPQGRNRRGRPRVYTPDVKAALLQVWEVCGRICSKRLAPFLPEIVSVLEREGELAVAPDTRRLLVQLSPATIDRMLVTHRYRRDTGRPATKPGTLLKAKVPVRTFADWEAVGPGFLELDLVAHCGETTAGEYLHTLNAVDVATLWCEPVAVLNRSQEVVRKAIQRIRERLPFPLRGIDSDNDSAFLNAHLYPYCQREGIQFTRSRPYKKNDQAYVEGKNWCVVRQLVGYHRYESQEACDLLAAIYADWRLMVNYFQPVRNLIAKERVGSKVRKRYDRAQTPHQRVLAASDVPEEKKVEAEKTYNTLNPAGLQRRIEANLRALARLPR is encoded by the coding sequence ATGACCCAAGCGAGCGTGGCGGAGGTCGTGGGAGCCCTGCGCGCCCGCTACCTGCGTGCGAGGCGTGGCGACAAGACGATGATCCTCGACGAGTTCGTGGCCCTCACCGGGTACCACCGCAAGGCCGCGATCCGTGTCCTCCGGAACGGAAGGAGACCCCAGGGCAGGAACCGTCGGGGACGTCCCCGGGTGTACACCCCGGACGTGAAGGCAGCGCTCCTTCAGGTGTGGGAGGTCTGCGGACGGATCTGCTCGAAGCGCCTCGCTCCGTTTCTCCCCGAGATCGTCTCGGTGCTGGAGCGGGAAGGGGAACTTGCTGTGGCCCCGGACACGCGAAGGCTGCTCGTCCAGCTGAGCCCGGCCACGATCGACCGGATGCTTGTTACCCACCGCTACCGCAGGGACACGGGACGGCCTGCAACCAAGCCAGGGACGCTTCTCAAGGCGAAGGTTCCTGTACGCACGTTCGCTGACTGGGAGGCTGTGGGCCCGGGGTTCCTGGAGCTGGACCTGGTGGCCCACTGTGGGGAGACGACGGCGGGGGAGTACCTGCACACCCTGAACGCGGTAGATGTCGCCACCCTGTGGTGCGAGCCGGTGGCCGTGCTCAACCGAAGCCAGGAGGTCGTACGGAAAGCGATCCAGCGGATCCGGGAGCGCCTTCCGTTCCCGCTGCGGGGGATCGACTCCGACAACGACTCGGCGTTCCTCAACGCCCACCTCTACCCGTACTGCCAGAGGGAAGGGATCCAGTTCACCCGCTCGCGGCCGTACAAGAAGAACGATCAGGCGTACGTGGAGGGAAAGAACTGGTGTGTCGTGCGCCAGCTGGTGGGGTACCACCGGTACGAGTCGCAGGAGGCGTGCGACCTCCTGGCGGCGATCTACGCCGACTGGAGGCTGATGGTGAACTACTTCCAGCCGGTGCGGAATCTGATCGCCAAGGAACGCGTGGGGAGCAAGGTGCGGAAGAGATACGACCGTGCTCAGACACCCCACCAGCGGGTGCTCGCCGCATCCGACGTCCCTGAGGAGAAGAAGGTCGAGGCCGAGAAGACCTACAACACGCTGAACCCGGCCGGTCTTCAGCGGCGGATCGAGGCCAACCTACGAGCCCTCGCGAGGTTGCCCCGGTAA
- a CDS encoding Inositol-1-phosphate synthase, protein MERCAKEIRVALIGVGNCASALVQGCAFYSGMGIGKPGLQTVCLVGYRPEDIVFAAAYDIDARKVGLDLSEAIFASPNCTTRFVESMPLSSCVVRPGFEIDGVGPVPVRTPEHRRFLPIENVYSSLEDARRAIVAELVDARVQVVANFLPVGSNRSARFYAECALEAGCAFVNAMPSLMAHEMGERFRQTGLPYLGDDVKSQVGATILHRALASLFCDRGIPIKRTYQLNVGGNTDFLNMLDEDRLEDKRRSKTEAVLSQLDASYLDPDGVYIGPSDYVSWLNDRKVCFLRIEAEQFGGVPMEIEIRLSVEDSPNSAGVMMDAVRAARVALDRGLAGPISDACAYLFKSPPVQFDEQTARQLFRQFVAEVNPSGGG, encoded by the coding sequence ATGGAACGCTGTGCGAAGGAGATTCGAGTTGCCCTGATCGGCGTGGGGAACTGCGCCAGTGCCCTCGTGCAAGGGTGCGCATTCTACTCGGGGATGGGGATCGGCAAGCCGGGGCTGCAGACTGTCTGTCTTGTCGGGTACCGCCCCGAGGACATCGTGTTCGCGGCCGCGTACGACATCGATGCGAGAAAGGTTGGGCTCGATCTATCAGAGGCGATCTTTGCTTCCCCGAACTGCACCACGCGGTTCGTGGAATCCATGCCCCTCTCCAGCTGCGTGGTGAGACCCGGGTTCGAGATCGACGGAGTCGGGCCTGTCCCCGTACGTACGCCCGAGCACAGGAGATTCCTGCCGATCGAGAACGTCTACTCGAGCTTGGAGGATGCACGCCGCGCGATTGTGGCCGAGCTTGTGGACGCGCGCGTTCAGGTGGTCGCCAACTTCCTGCCTGTCGGCAGCAACCGAAGCGCGCGGTTCTACGCCGAGTGCGCACTCGAAGCAGGCTGCGCGTTCGTGAACGCGATGCCCTCCCTCATGGCGCACGAGATGGGAGAGCGCTTTCGCCAGACGGGCCTCCCTTACCTGGGCGATGACGTCAAGTCCCAGGTCGGGGCGACGATCCTCCACCGTGCGCTGGCGTCGTTGTTCTGTGATCGCGGTATCCCGATCAAGCGCACCTATCAGCTGAACGTAGGGGGGAACACCGACTTCCTGAACATGCTGGACGAGGATCGGCTCGAGGACAAGCGCCGGAGCAAGACCGAGGCCGTGCTCAGCCAACTCGACGCTTCCTACCTGGACCCAGACGGGGTGTACATCGGGCCAAGCGACTACGTATCCTGGCTGAACGACCGCAAGGTCTGTTTCCTCCGAATCGAGGCCGAGCAGTTCGGTGGTGTGCCCATGGAGATCGAGATCAGGCTGAGCGTCGAGGATTCCCCAAACTCCGCGGGCGTGATGATGGATGCAGTACGAGCGGCGAGAGTCGCGCTTGACCGAGGCTTGGCGGGACCCATCTCTGATGCGTGCGCCTACCTGTTCAAGTCCCCCCCGGTCCAGTTCGATGAGCAGACGGCACGCCAGCTCTTCCGGCAGTTCGTGGCAGAAGTCAACCCCTCCGGGGGGGGCTAG
- a CDS encoding Fumarate hydratase class I, beta region, with protein MDKVLTTPISEKDARSLKAGDVIYVSGTMFTARDEAHKMMLEHGSPLPVEGLALFHCGPVAQKKGGGWEILAAGPTTSARMELFEADFLRRFKTRVIVGKGGMGEKTLAALGEVGAVYTHFTGGAGALAAKAVKRVTAVHWLEELGMPEAVWVMEVERFGPLVVAMDSHGRSLYKDLSVTVDKNMEAIRARIRA; from the coding sequence ATGGACAAGGTGCTGACAACGCCGATTTCAGAGAAGGACGCCCGGTCGTTGAAGGCCGGGGACGTGATCTACGTCTCGGGAACGATGTTCACGGCCCGCGACGAGGCCCACAAGATGATGCTCGAACACGGGAGTCCCCTCCCGGTGGAGGGGCTGGCCCTCTTCCACTGCGGCCCCGTGGCCCAGAAGAAAGGTGGTGGGTGGGAGATCCTCGCCGCCGGCCCCACGACCTCGGCCCGGATGGAGCTGTTCGAGGCCGACTTCCTCCGCCGGTTCAAGACCCGAGTCATCGTCGGGAAGGGCGGGATGGGCGAGAAGACCCTTGCCGCCCTAGGGGAAGTCGGGGCGGTGTACACCCACTTCACCGGCGGGGCCGGGGCCCTTGCCGCCAAGGCCGTGAAGCGGGTCACCGCCGTCCACTGGCTGGAGGAGCTGGGGATGCCGGAGGCGGTGTGGGTGATGGAGGTGGAGCGATTCGGGCCGCTCGTCGTGGCGATGGACTCCCACGGCCGGTCCCTGTACAAGGACCTTTCGGTCACGGTGGACAAGAACATGGAAGCGATCCGGGCCCGGATTCGGGCGTAG